The DNA region TCCTATAGGGAGAATTTCCGGATTCGGAGGACTGCCGATTTTCCGTGCCATGCCGACATGCCACAATTGAGGAAAAATTCGGCCTCCTGCCGCGTGGACTTGCTCCACGACAGACGACCAGCCTTTCAGAGCAGGGCCATAGAAATGGGGGACGTTCGGATGGTCAGCTGATGCAGGGTGGTTGATGACGGTTCCCTCCGTTATGATCAGACCCACCCCATTCTCGGCACGACGCCGGTAATACCGGGCAACATCAGCACCGGGCAGGCCATTCGGCGAAAATGATCGGGTCATAGGCGCCATGACGATTCGATTAGGAAGCGACAATTTGCCGATCGAAAATGGCGTAAATAAAGGCTGTACGGAAGGGTGAACGGCAGATGCGTTCCCGTTTGATTGATTAGACATGATAATGAATCCTCCTTATTTGTTCTCTTGCGTAATTTTTAAATTTCAAGCCGTGAACTTGTTTTAGCCCGGGACGCCTCTTCGGAACGTTTTTTAATTTTCATCGATCCGACCGTCAGAGCCGCGATGGCACCGAGGACAGAGAAGCCAAGAAGCAGAACAAATCCTTGTGTAATAGCATGATCCATCGCGTGTGTAAAGTAGGACACCAACTCCGGTTCAAAACGATCTTTATATCGCAGCACGGTTTCAGCATCCGGCGGATGATAGGACGGGTTGGAGCTCGAATTCAGGTTGAATCGTGTAATTGCCGTCTCGACCGACGCGGTTATTTGGGAATTGACGATGACGGCCATGATCGAAGCACCCATTACGCCGCCCATGCTGCGGCAGAAGCCGACAAGCGATGAAGAAATACCGATGAATCGCTCTTCAACGCTGTAAGCGACAGCGTTCTGACTGAGACTGTTCAAGGGGCCGAGAACGCCCAGCCCGAGCAGGACAACCATTCCAATGAATTGCCAAAAAGGAACAGCCGGCGAAAGACTCATGAACAAGCTAGAAACAACGATTCCGACCACCATATTGACCACCATGACGGTCCGGATTTGGAAACGGGTGAGAATTAAACCCATCAGAACGGAGCCGATGATCATGGACAACATCAACGGAGTCAGCAATAAATTTAATCGGCTTTCTCCCAGTACATAGTTGGTATAGAGCGGCAGGTAGGTCATCGCGGCGAACATCATGGCGCCTTGACAGAAGACGACGATGCTTGTTCCTGTCACCATACGGTTTTTGAATAGCTTGAGCGGCAAGATGGGCTCCATGGCCCGCCGTTCCACCATGAAAAAGCTTATGACCGCCAAAACCGAGATCCCGAACAGGGCAATGATCTTCCAGGAGGTCCATGATACGTTATTACCGCCAAGCTCGAGCGCAATCATGGAACAGACCGTAGCAATGACTATCAGTATGGCACCAAGCACGTCGATTTTCGGCTTTGTCTCCGCTCGGGATTCCCGGAGCGTCAGGAGCAGTGCCGCGAACGAGAGGATCCCGATCGGCAGGTTGATATAGAAGCACCAACGCCAGGATAGCGTTTCGGAAATCCACATGCCGATCTGCGGCCCCGCAATCGAAGAGAGTCCGAATACGGCACCAAATATTCCTGACAGCTTCCCCGATTCTTTGGGATCGGTATACAAGGTATATATCAAGGAGAAGGATATCGGAAAAATACCGCCGGATCCGATTCCTTGTATGACCCGGTAAATGCTTAGCTGCTCCATCGTCTGGGCCGTTCCGCAGAGTGCGGAGCCCAGAAGGAAGATGCCGATGGAAACCAAATACAAGGTCTTCCTCCCGAAAAGATCGGAGAGCTTGCCGAATATTAACATCGTGCTCGTTCCGGCCAGTGCGTAGGTGGTATA from Paenibacillus ihbetae includes:
- a CDS encoding DHA2 family efflux MFS transporter permease subunit, which codes for MAQQRRFIILMSIALGLVLTALDHTIVSASVNKIIDDIGGLDRVTWIYTTYALAGTSTMLIFGKLSDLFGRKTLYLVSIGIFLLGSALCGTAQTMEQLSIYRVIQGIGSGGIFPISFSLIYTLYTDPKESGKLSGIFGAVFGLSSIAGPQIGMWISETLSWRWCFYINLPIGILSFAALLLTLRESRAETKPKIDVLGAILIVIATVCSMIALELGGNNVSWTSWKIIALFGISVLAVISFFMVERRAMEPILPLKLFKNRMVTGTSIVVFCQGAMMFAAMTYLPLYTNYVLGESRLNLLLTPLMLSMIIGSVLMGLILTRFQIRTVMVVNMVVGIVVSSLFMSLSPAVPFWQFIGMVVLLGLGVLGPLNSLSQNAVAYSVEERFIGISSSLVGFCRSMGGVMGASIMAVIVNSQITASVETAITRFNLNSSSNPSYHPPDAETVLRYKDRFEPELVSYFTHAMDHAITQGFVLLLGFSVLGAIAALTVGSMKIKKRSEEASRAKTSSRLEI